A window of the Scandinavium goeteborgense genome harbors these coding sequences:
- the menI gene encoding 1,4-dihydroxy-2-naphthoyl-CoA hydrolase — translation MIWKRSATLDALNAMGEGNMVGLLDIRFERLSDDSLEATMPVDSRTHQPFGLLHGGASVVLAETLGSVAGYLCTEGDEKVVGVEVNANHIRAVRSGRVRGVCKALHAGRRHQVWQIEIFDEHGTLCCTSRLTTAVV, via the coding sequence ATGATCTGGAAACGTAGCGCGACGCTGGATGCGCTCAACGCGATGGGCGAGGGGAACATGGTTGGCCTGCTGGATATTCGCTTTGAGCGTCTGTCCGACGACAGCCTGGAAGCCACCATGCCGGTGGACAGCCGCACTCATCAGCCGTTTGGCCTGCTGCACGGCGGTGCCTCGGTGGTACTGGCCGAAACGCTGGGCTCTGTGGCGGGTTATCTTTGCACCGAAGGCGATGAAAAAGTAGTGGGCGTTGAAGTGAACGCCAATCACATTCGCGCCGTGCGGAGCGGGCGGGTGCGTGGCGTCTGTAAAGCGCTACATGCCGGACGCCGTCACCAGGTTTGGCAGATAGAGATCTTCGATGAGCACGGCACATTGTGCTGCACATCCCGACTCACCACGGCGGTGGTGTGA
- the lpxP gene encoding kdo(2)-lipid IV(A) palmitoleoyltransferase, translated as MAKAFDKSLLHPRNWLTWFGLGVLWLLVQLPYPLLYIIGSSLGRASRPFLKRREKIASRNLTLCFPEMTDEEKEKLIEQNFISLGMGLIETGMAWFWSDARVKKWFDVEGYENLTKALENKKGVMVVGVHFMSLELGGRTMGLCRPMMATYRPHNSKLMEWVQTKGRLRSNKAMIDRRNLRGLVTALKAGEAVWFAPDQDYGPKGSTFAPFFNVPEAATTNGTFVLQRLSGSELLTITMVRKANNRGYNLYISETLKDYPIEDEFKAASYMNKVIEKEILRAPEQYLWVHRRFKTRPVGQASLY; from the coding sequence ATGGCAAAAGCCTTCGACAAATCGCTGCTGCACCCTCGCAACTGGTTAACCTGGTTTGGTTTAGGCGTGCTGTGGTTGCTAGTCCAACTCCCTTATCCACTGCTATACATCATCGGCTCATCACTCGGTCGTGCCTCCCGCCCATTTTTGAAAAGAAGAGAAAAGATTGCGTCAAGAAATCTTACGCTCTGTTTTCCGGAAATGACTGACGAGGAAAAAGAGAAGCTCATCGAACAAAACTTTATTTCGCTTGGCATGGGCTTAATCGAAACCGGTATGGCCTGGTTCTGGAGCGATGCCCGGGTTAAAAAATGGTTTGATGTAGAAGGCTATGAGAATCTGACCAAAGCGCTGGAAAATAAAAAAGGCGTGATGGTGGTCGGCGTGCATTTCATGTCGTTGGAACTGGGTGGCAGGACGATGGGCCTGTGCCGTCCGATGATGGCCACCTACCGTCCGCATAACAGCAAATTGATGGAGTGGGTGCAGACCAAAGGGCGCCTGCGTTCCAATAAAGCGATGATCGACCGCCGCAATCTCCGGGGTCTGGTGACTGCGCTGAAAGCCGGGGAAGCGGTCTGGTTTGCCCCGGATCAGGATTACGGCCCGAAAGGCAGTACTTTCGCGCCGTTCTTTAACGTCCCGGAGGCGGCAACCACTAACGGTACGTTTGTGCTTCAACGCTTGTCAGGCTCCGAACTGCTGACCATCACCATGGTGCGTAAAGCTAACAATCGTGGCTACAACCTGTACATTAGTGAAACGCTGAAAGATTACCCGATCGAAGACGAGTTCAAGGCTGCAAGCTATATGAACAAGGTTATCGAGAAAGAGATCTTGCGTGCACCAGAGCAGTATTTATGGGTGCACCGCCGCTTCAAAACGCGCCCGGTGGGCCAGGCGTCGCTCTACTAA
- the sufA gene encoding Fe-S cluster assembly scaffold SufA, whose translation MELHSETFNPADFSWRGISLTPAAAAHVCDLAIKQGVQGIRLGVKTSGCAGFAYVLDTVTEPKADDLLFESDGAKLWVSLQAMPFIDGTEVDYVREGLNQIFKFHNPKAQHECGCGESFGVQAE comes from the coding sequence ATGGAATTGCATTCAGAAACCTTCAACCCGGCTGATTTTTCCTGGCGCGGGATCAGCCTGACGCCCGCGGCGGCGGCGCACGTGTGCGACCTGGCAATCAAGCAGGGCGTGCAGGGGATCCGTCTGGGGGTGAAAACCTCCGGCTGTGCGGGTTTTGCTTACGTACTGGATACCGTTACCGAACCGAAAGCAGACGACCTGCTGTTTGAGTCTGACGGTGCGAAGCTGTGGGTGTCGTTACAGGCGATGCCCTTTATCGACGGCACGGAAGTGGATTATGTGCGCGAAGGCTTAAATCAGATCTTTAAGTTTCACAACCCGAAGGCCCAGCATGAATGTGGCTGTGGTGAAAGTTTTGGGGTGCAGGCGGAGTAA
- the sufB gene encoding Fe-S cluster assembly protein SufB, with protein MSRNTEATDDVKTWAGGQLNYKEGFFTHLQTDELAKGISEEVVRAISAKRNEPEWMLEFRLNAFRAWLEMEEPHWLKAHYNKLNYQDYSYYSAPSCGNCDETCASEPGAVQQTGANAFLSQEVEDAFGLLGVPVREGREVAVDAIFDSVSVATTYREKLGEQGIIFCSFGEAIHDYPDLVQKYLGTVVPGNDNFFAALNAAVASDGTFIYVPKGVRCPMELSTYFRINAEKTGQFERTILVADEGSYVSYIEGCSAPVRDSYQLHAAVVEVIIHKDAEVKYSTVQNWFPGDNNTGGILNFVTKRALCEGENSKMSWTQSETGSAITWKYPSCILRGDNSIGEFFSVALTAGHQQADTGTKMIHIGKNTKSTIISKGISAGHSQNSYRGLVKIMPTATNARNFTQCDSMLIGPDSGAHTFPYVECRNNSAQLEHEATTSRIGEDQLFYCLQRGISEDDAISMIVNGFCKDVFSELPLEFAVEAQKLLAISLEHSVG; from the coding sequence ATGTCACGTAATACTGAAGCAACTGACGATGTCAAAACCTGGGCCGGTGGTCAGCTCAATTATAAAGAAGGGTTCTTTACCCACCTGCAGACCGATGAACTGGCAAAAGGGATCAGCGAAGAGGTGGTGCGTGCCATTTCTGCCAAACGTAACGAGCCGGAGTGGATGCTCGAATTTCGCCTGAACGCGTTCCGGGCGTGGCTCGAAATGGAAGAGCCGCACTGGCTGAAAGCGCATTACAACAAGCTGAATTATCAGGATTACAGCTACTACTCCGCGCCGTCCTGCGGTAACTGCGATGAAACCTGCGCTTCAGAACCGGGTGCGGTTCAGCAAACCGGGGCCAATGCGTTCCTGAGTCAGGAAGTCGAAGATGCGTTTGGCCTGCTTGGTGTGCCGGTCCGTGAAGGGCGCGAGGTAGCGGTCGACGCGATTTTCGATTCCGTCTCTGTGGCGACCACCTACCGGGAGAAACTGGGCGAGCAGGGCATTATTTTCTGTTCGTTCGGCGAGGCTATCCACGATTATCCCGACCTGGTGCAGAAATATCTCGGCACCGTAGTGCCAGGCAACGATAACTTCTTTGCCGCGCTGAACGCCGCGGTGGCCTCCGACGGCACCTTTATTTACGTGCCAAAAGGCGTGCGTTGCCCGATGGAACTGTCGACCTATTTCCGCATCAACGCCGAAAAAACCGGCCAGTTTGAGCGCACGATTTTGGTGGCCGATGAAGGCAGCTACGTCAGCTATATCGAAGGCTGCTCGGCTCCGGTTCGCGACAGCTATCAGCTGCACGCCGCGGTGGTGGAAGTGATCATCCACAAAGACGCGGAAGTGAAATATTCCACGGTGCAGAACTGGTTCCCGGGCGATAACAACACTGGCGGCATTCTGAACTTCGTGACCAAACGCGCACTGTGTGAAGGCGAAAACAGCAAAATGTCATGGACCCAGTCGGAAACCGGCTCGGCCATTACCTGGAAATACCCGAGCTGTATTTTGCGCGGCGATAACTCCATCGGTGAGTTCTTCTCGGTGGCGCTGACCGCCGGACACCAGCAGGCCGACACCGGCACCAAGATGATCCACATCGGCAAAAACACCAAATCGACCATTATCTCGAAAGGGATCTCCGCCGGACACAGCCAGAACAGCTATCGCGGCTTAGTCAAAATCATGCCGACGGCGACCAACGCCCGTAACTTCACCCAGTGTGACTCGATGCTGATTGGCCCGGACAGCGGGGCGCATACCTTCCCGTACGTCGAATGTCGCAATAACAGCGCCCAACTCGAGCATGAGGCCACGACCTCGCGCATTGGTGAAGACCAGCTGTTCTACTGCCTGCAACGCGGCATCAGCGAAGACGACGCGATTTCAATGATCGTCAACGGTTTCTGTAAGGATGTTTTCTCAGAGCTGCCGCTGGAGTTTGCGGTCGAAGCACAAAAATTGCTGGCGATCAGCCTCGAACACAGCGTCGGTTAA
- the sufC gene encoding Fe-S cluster assembly ATPase SufC, with translation MLSIKDLQVAVEDKEILRGLNLEIRPGEVHAIMGPNGSGKSTLSATLAGREDYEVTGGTVEFKGKDLLELAPEDRAGEGIFMAFQYPVEIPGVSNQFFLQTALNAVREYRGQESLDRFDFQDLMEEKIKLLKMPEDLLTRSVNVGFSGGEKKRNDILQMAVLEPELCILDESDSGLDIDALKIVSDGVNALRDGKRAFIIVTHYQRILDYIKPDFVHVLYQGRIVKSGDFTLVKQLEEQGYGWLTEQQ, from the coding sequence ATGTTAAGCATTAAAGATTTACAGGTAGCGGTAGAAGATAAAGAGATCCTGCGCGGGCTTAATCTGGAAATTCGCCCGGGCGAAGTGCACGCCATCATGGGCCCAAACGGCTCAGGGAAAAGTACGCTGTCGGCGACGCTCGCCGGGCGTGAAGATTACGAAGTGACCGGCGGAACGGTTGAATTCAAAGGCAAAGATCTGCTGGAACTGGCGCCGGAAGATCGCGCCGGGGAAGGCATTTTCATGGCCTTCCAGTATCCGGTGGAAATTCCCGGCGTCAGTAATCAGTTCTTCCTGCAAACGGCGCTCAACGCGGTGCGCGAATATCGCGGCCAGGAATCACTCGACCGCTTTGATTTTCAGGATCTGATGGAAGAGAAAATCAAACTGCTGAAAATGCCGGAAGATTTGCTGACCCGTTCGGTCAACGTCGGCTTCTCCGGCGGTGAGAAAAAGCGTAACGACATTCTGCAAATGGCGGTACTTGAGCCCGAACTGTGCATTCTTGATGAATCAGATTCGGGGCTGGACATCGATGCGCTGAAAATTGTCTCCGACGGCGTCAATGCGCTGCGCGACGGCAAACGGGCGTTCATTATCGTCACCCACTACCAGCGCATTCTCGACTACATCAAACCGGACTTTGTGCACGTGTTGTATCAGGGCCGTATTGTTAAATCCGGCGATTTCACGCTGGTTAAACAGCTGGAGGAGCAGGGCTATGGCTGGCTTACCGAACAGCAGTAA
- the sufD gene encoding Fe-S cluster assembly protein SufD, whose amino-acid sequence MAGLPNSSNALQQWHHLFEAQSTARTAHSEQHLQQMLRLGLPTRKQENWKYTPLDGLLNSQFVSAEATIDASQRDTLALPVDALRMVFVNGQFMRELSDELADSGFQVTVDNARETLPAAVQPEVFLHLTESLAQTVTHIQVARNQRPARPLLLMHITQGADGEEMNTAHYRHHLELAQGAQATVIEHYVSLNDTRHFTGSRLTMQVADNAHLQHIKLAFENPTSYHFGHNDIQLGQDASAASHSFLLGGVVLRHNTSTQLNGENTTLRINSLAMPVNNEVCDTRTWLEHNKGYCNSRQLHKTIVSDKGRAVFNGIINVAQHAIKTDGQMTNNNLLLGKLSEVDTKPQLEIYADDVKCSHGATIGRIDDEQLFYLRSRGIKQQAAQQMIMYAFAAELTEAISDETIKREVLARIGQRLPGGRA is encoded by the coding sequence ATGGCTGGCTTACCGAACAGCAGTAACGCGCTGCAGCAATGGCATCACCTGTTCGAGGCGCAAAGTACCGCGCGCACGGCGCATTCGGAACAGCACCTGCAACAGATGCTGCGACTCGGTTTGCCAACGCGTAAACAGGAAAACTGGAAATACACGCCGCTGGATGGGCTGCTGAACAGCCAGTTTGTCAGCGCAGAGGCGACGATTGATGCGTCACAGCGCGACACGTTAGCGTTGCCTGTCGACGCGCTGCGAATGGTGTTTGTGAACGGCCAATTCATGCGCGAATTGAGCGATGAGCTGGCAGACAGCGGTTTCCAGGTCACGGTCGATAACGCACGTGAGACGCTCCCTGCGGCGGTACAGCCGGAAGTGTTCTTGCACCTCACGGAAAGCCTGGCGCAGACGGTGACGCATATCCAGGTGGCGCGTAATCAACGTCCTGCCAGACCGCTGCTGTTGATGCACATCACTCAGGGCGCCGACGGTGAGGAGATGAACACCGCGCATTATCGCCATCATCTGGAACTGGCGCAGGGTGCGCAAGCCACGGTGATTGAACATTACGTCAGTCTGAACGACACGCGGCACTTTACGGGGTCGCGCCTGACGATGCAGGTCGCGGACAATGCGCATTTGCAGCATATCAAGCTCGCCTTTGAAAACCCGACCAGCTATCACTTCGGTCATAACGACATTCAGCTTGGTCAGGATGCCAGTGCGGCGAGCCACAGTTTCCTGCTCGGGGGCGTGGTGCTGCGGCATAACACCAGTACTCAGCTCAACGGCGAAAACACCACGCTGCGCATTAACAGCCTGGCGATGCCGGTGAACAACGAAGTGTGCGACACCCGCACCTGGCTGGAGCATAACAAGGGTTATTGCAACAGCCGTCAACTGCATAAAACCATTGTCAGCGATAAAGGCCGGGCGGTGTTTAACGGGATTATCAACGTCGCGCAGCACGCGATTAAAACCGACGGGCAGATGACCAATAACAATCTGCTGCTCGGCAAACTGTCCGAAGTGGACACCAAGCCGCAGCTGGAAATCTATGCCGATGACGTGAAGTGCAGCCACGGCGCGACCATCGGGCGTATCGATGACGAACAGCTATTCTATCTGCGTTCGCGCGGGATCAAACAACAGGCCGCCCAGCAGATGATCATGTATGCCTTTGCCGCTGAGCTGACCGAAGCCATCAGCGATGAGACTATCAAACGTGAAGTGCTGGCGCGGATTGGCCAGCGTTTACCGGGAGGAAGAGCATGA
- the sufS gene encoding cysteine desulfurase SufS, with product MTFSIERVRADFPLLTREVNGQPLAYLDSAASAQKPNAVIDAEAEFYRHGYAAVHRGIHTLSAEATTRMEQVRQQAAHFLNARSAEELVFVRGTTEGINLVANSWGDSHVAQGDNIVISQMEHHANIVPWQMLCARVGAELRVIPLNADGTLQLDAIPGLFDERTKLLAVTQVSNVLGTENPVQALTELAHQHGAKVLIDGAQAVMHHVVDVQSLDCDFYVFSAHKLYGPTGIGVLYAKEEILQDMPPWEGGGSMIATVSLTEGTTWAKAPWRFEAGTPNTGGIIALGAALEYVSGLGLDNIADYEHTLMHYALAELATVPDIMLYGPQNRLGVIAFNLGKHHAYDVGSFLDNYGIAVRTGHHCAMPLMAFYNVPAMCRASLAMYNTVEEVDRLVAGLKRIHRLLG from the coding sequence ATGACATTTTCCATTGAACGGGTGCGGGCTGATTTCCCGCTGCTGACCCGTGAAGTCAATGGCCAACCGCTGGCGTATTTGGACAGCGCGGCCAGCGCGCAAAAACCCAACGCGGTGATCGACGCCGAAGCAGAGTTTTATCGTCACGGTTATGCGGCGGTTCACCGGGGTATTCACACCCTCAGCGCCGAAGCGACAACCCGAATGGAGCAGGTGCGCCAGCAGGCCGCTCACTTCCTCAATGCCCGTTCGGCGGAAGAACTGGTCTTTGTGCGCGGCACCACCGAAGGCATAAACCTGGTGGCAAACAGCTGGGGCGACAGCCACGTCGCGCAGGGCGATAACATCGTCATCAGTCAAATGGAACACCACGCCAACATCGTGCCGTGGCAGATGCTCTGTGCGCGCGTTGGCGCTGAACTGCGCGTGATCCCCCTCAACGCAGATGGCACGCTGCAGCTGGATGCGATCCCCGGTCTGTTTGACGAACGCACGAAGCTGTTGGCGGTGACGCAAGTATCGAATGTGCTCGGCACGGAAAACCCGGTGCAGGCGCTGACCGAACTGGCGCATCAGCACGGCGCGAAAGTGTTGATCGACGGGGCGCAGGCGGTGATGCATCACGTCGTGGATGTGCAAAGCCTGGATTGCGATTTTTATGTTTTCTCGGCGCACAAGCTGTATGGCCCGACCGGCATCGGCGTGCTGTACGCGAAAGAAGAAATTTTGCAAGACATGCCACCGTGGGAAGGCGGAGGCTCAATGATTGCCACCGTCAGTCTGACAGAAGGCACCACTTGGGCGAAAGCGCCGTGGCGCTTTGAAGCGGGCACGCCAAACACCGGCGGGATTATCGCCCTCGGGGCCGCGCTGGAGTATGTCAGCGGGCTGGGTCTGGATAATATTGCCGATTACGAGCACACCTTAATGCATTACGCGCTGGCTGAGCTGGCAACGGTGCCGGATATCATGCTGTACGGCCCGCAAAATCGACTCGGCGTTATCGCCTTCAATCTCGGTAAACATCACGCCTATGACGTCGGCAGTTTCCTCGATAACTACGGTATTGCGGTGCGGACCGGACACCATTGCGCGATGCCGCTGATGGCGTTCTATAACGTGCCCGCCATGTGTCGCGCATCGCTTGCGATGTACAACACAGTTGAAGAGGTGGACCGTCTGGTGGCAGGATTGAAACGTATTCATCGTTTACTGGGCTGA
- the sufE gene encoding cysteine desulfuration protein SufE, whose translation MAALPDKDKLLRNFNRCANWEDKYLYIIELGQRLAPLSEDAHNPENIIQGCQSQVWIVMERNVDGRIELQGDSDAAIVKGLIAVVFILYHQMTAQDILAFDVRPWFEKMALTQHLTPSRSQGLEAMIRAIRAQALSFS comes from the coding sequence ATGGCCGCATTGCCGGACAAAGATAAACTGTTGCGTAACTTCAATCGTTGCGCCAACTGGGAAGACAAATACCTGTATATCATCGAGCTGGGCCAGCGTTTAGCCCCACTCAGTGAAGACGCGCATAACCCGGAAAATATTATTCAGGGCTGCCAGAGTCAGGTGTGGATTGTGATGGAACGCAATGTCGACGGGCGGATAGAACTGCAGGGCGACAGTGACGCCGCTATCGTTAAGGGACTGATTGCCGTCGTTTTTATTCTCTACCATCAGATGACCGCTCAGGACATTCTGGCTTTTGATGTGCGCCCGTGGTTTGAGAAAATGGCGCTGACCCAACACCTTACGCCCTCGCGTTCGCAGGGGCTCGAAGCGATGATCCGCGCAATTCGCGCGCAGGCTCTGAGTTTTAGCTAA
- the ldtE gene encoding L,D-transpeptidase LdtE: MKRASLISLMLLGALGASQAARAVEYTLPANGSRLVGQNQTYTVQEGDNSLQTIARRFDTAAMIILEANNTIAPVPKPGTQVVIPLQLLLPDVPREGIVVNLAELRLYYFPPGSNTVQVYPLGIGQLGLETPEMTTRVGQKIPNPTWTPTAGIRQRSLEKGITLPPVVPAGPNNPLGRFALRLAYGNGEYLIHGTNAQSSVGLRVSSGCMRMFTDDIKALFAQVRVGTPVQVINQPVKYSIEPNGTRYMEVHRPLTQDETQNPQTMTYVLPAGYSQFASDKGTDKVMADKAMYRRAGIPVVVSSGVTPVATGQNQVLSVQNGSPATANETRVMQ, encoded by the coding sequence ATGAAACGCGCATCTCTCATCTCATTAATGCTCTTAGGTGCTCTCGGCGCGTCTCAGGCCGCCAGAGCGGTGGAATACACCTTACCGGCTAACGGTAGCCGCCTCGTTGGACAAAACCAGACCTACACGGTGCAGGAGGGCGACAATAGCCTGCAAACCATTGCCCGGCGCTTTGATACCGCCGCAATGATCATCCTTGAAGCGAATAACACTATTGCGCCGGTACCGAAACCGGGAACGCAGGTAGTCATTCCGCTTCAATTACTGCTGCCTGACGTCCCGCGAGAAGGGATCGTGGTCAATCTGGCGGAACTGCGACTCTATTATTTCCCACCGGGCAGCAATACGGTGCAGGTGTATCCGTTAGGCATCGGCCAGCTTGGGCTTGAAACGCCTGAAATGACCACCCGCGTCGGGCAGAAAATCCCGAATCCGACCTGGACGCCAACAGCGGGCATCCGCCAGCGCTCACTGGAGAAAGGCATCACGCTGCCGCCGGTGGTACCCGCAGGGCCTAATAACCCGCTGGGGCGCTTCGCATTGCGTCTGGCGTACGGTAACGGTGAGTATCTGATTCACGGCACCAATGCGCAGAGCAGCGTCGGGCTGCGTGTCAGCTCCGGCTGTATGCGGATGTTTACCGATGACATCAAAGCGCTGTTTGCGCAGGTTAGGGTCGGGACGCCGGTGCAGGTGATTAACCAGCCGGTGAAATATTCGATTGAGCCGAACGGTACGCGCTATATGGAAGTACACCGTCCGCTGACCCAGGATGAAACCCAGAACCCGCAGACCATGACCTACGTGCTCCCGGCGGGCTATTCGCAGTTCGCCAGCGATAAAGGCACCGACAAGGTGATGGCGGATAAAGCGATGTATCGTCGGGCGGGTATTCCGGTGGTTGTGTCGTCAGGCGTAACGCCGGTGGCGACAGGGCAGAATCAGGTGCTTTCGGTTCAGAATGGATCGCCTGCAACGGCGAATGAAACGCGGGTAATGCAATAA
- a CDS encoding major outer membrane lipoprotein, translating into MNRTKLVLGAVILASTMLAGCSSNAKIDQLSSDVQTLNAKVDQLSNDVNAMRSDVQAAKDDAARANQRLDNQAHSYRK; encoded by the coding sequence ATGAATCGTACTAAACTGGTACTGGGCGCGGTAATCCTGGCTTCTACTATGCTGGCAGGTTGTTCTTCTAACGCTAAAATCGATCAGCTGTCTTCTGACGTTCAGACTCTGAACGCTAAAGTTGACCAGCTGAGCAACGACGTGAACGCAATGCGTTCTGACGTTCAAGCTGCTAAAGACGACGCAGCACGCGCTAACCAGCGTCTGGACAACCAGGCTCACTCTTACCGTAAGTAA
- the pykF gene encoding pyruvate kinase PykF translates to MKKTKIVCTIGPKTESEEMLTKMLDAGMNVMRLNFSHGDYAEHGQRIKNLRNVVSKTGKTAAILLDTKGPEIRTIKLEGGNDVALKAGQTFTFTTDKTVVGNTETVAVTYEGFTSDLSVGNTILVDDGLIGMEVTAIEGNKVVCKVLNNGDLGENKGVNLPGVSIALPALAEKDKQDLIFGCEQGVDFVAASFIRKRSDVLEIREHLKAHGGENIQIISKIENQEGLNNFDEILEASDGIMVARGDMGVEIPVEEVIFAQKMIIEKCVRARKVVITATQMLDSMIKNPRPTRAEAGDVANAILDGTDAVMLSGESAKGKYPLEAVTIMATICERTDRVMSSRLDFNNDSRKLRITEAVCRGAVETAEKLEAPLIVVATQGGKSARAIRKYFPDATILALTTNELTARQLVLSKGVNAQLVKEISSTDDFYRLGKEVALQSGLAQKGDVVVMVSGALVPSGTTNTASVHVL, encoded by the coding sequence ATGAAAAAGACCAAAATTGTTTGCACCATCGGTCCAAAAACCGAATCCGAAGAGATGCTGACCAAAATGCTGGACGCCGGCATGAACGTGATGCGTCTGAACTTCTCTCACGGCGACTACGCTGAACACGGCCAGCGCATCAAGAACCTGCGCAACGTGGTGAGCAAAACCGGTAAGACTGCGGCTATCCTGCTGGATACCAAGGGCCCGGAAATCCGTACCATTAAACTGGAAGGCGGTAACGACGTCGCTCTGAAAGCAGGCCAGACCTTCACCTTCACCACGGACAAAACCGTTGTCGGTAACACCGAAACTGTGGCCGTCACCTACGAAGGTTTCACCAGCGATCTGAGCGTCGGCAACACCATTCTGGTTGATGACGGTTTGATCGGTATGGAAGTGACCGCTATCGAAGGCAACAAGGTTGTTTGTAAAGTTCTGAACAACGGCGACCTGGGCGAAAACAAAGGCGTTAACCTGCCAGGCGTTTCCATCGCTCTGCCAGCGCTGGCTGAGAAAGACAAACAGGACTTGATCTTCGGTTGCGAACAGGGCGTTGACTTCGTTGCAGCGTCCTTTATCCGTAAGCGTTCTGACGTGCTGGAAATCCGTGAGCACCTGAAAGCCCACGGCGGCGAAAACATCCAGATCATCTCCAAAATCGAAAACCAGGAAGGCCTGAACAACTTCGACGAAATCCTCGAAGCGTCTGACGGCATCATGGTTGCTCGTGGCGATATGGGCGTTGAAATCCCGGTTGAAGAAGTTATCTTCGCGCAGAAGATGATCATCGAAAAATGCGTGCGCGCACGTAAAGTAGTTATCACCGCGACCCAGATGCTGGATTCTATGATCAAGAACCCACGTCCAACCCGCGCTGAAGCCGGTGACGTTGCGAACGCCATCCTCGACGGTACCGATGCAGTTATGCTGTCCGGTGAGTCTGCGAAAGGTAAATACCCGCTGGAAGCTGTGACCATCATGGCGACCATCTGCGAACGTACTGACCGTGTAATGAGCAGCCGTCTGGACTTCAACAACGACAGCCGTAAGCTACGCATCACCGAAGCAGTTTGCCGCGGTGCGGTAGAAACTGCTGAGAAACTGGAAGCGCCACTGATTGTTGTTGCGACCCAGGGCGGTAAATCTGCTCGTGCAATCCGTAAATACTTCCCGGATGCCACCATCCTGGCGCTGACCACCAACGAACTGACTGCACGTCAGCTGGTGCTGTCTAAAGGCGTTAACGCGCAGCTGGTGAAAGAAATCTCTTCTACTGATGATTTCTACCGTCTGGGTAAAGAAGTTGCACTGCAGAGCGGTCTGGCTCAGAAAGGTGACGTTGTGGTGATGGTTTCTGGTGCGCTGGTACCAAGCGGAACCACCAATACTGCATCCGTGCACGTACTGTAA
- the fumD gene encoding fumarate hydratase FumD, protein MGNQGKDDALYQEMCRVVGKVVLEMRDLGQEPKHIVIAGVLRTSLANQKIKRSDQTREAMERVITALAGQ, encoded by the coding sequence ATGGGCAATCAAGGTAAAGATGACGCGCTGTATCAGGAAATGTGCCGGGTGGTTGGCAAGGTCGTACTCGAGATGCGCGACCTGGGACAGGAGCCCAAACACATTGTCATTGCTGGCGTATTACGCACATCGCTTGCTAACCAAAAGATTAAACGCAGTGACCAGACCCGCGAGGCGATGGAACGTGTCATCACTGCGCTGGCGGGTCAATAA
- a CDS encoding TetR/AcrR family transcriptional regulator, with protein sequence MSVVVHDEAQSLKEKIFAAAIAVFAEHGLAGARMEQIAGEAQTTKRMVVYYFKTKEQLYQAVLEHVYARIRENEQQLGLENLPPVEALVQLVKWSVAYHASHADYMRVICMENMQRGKWLNASGLLKPLNKSALSILENILDRGQQQDIFQQGVEARDVHRLISSFSFYQVSNFYTFNSLYLEGPLPEIDDPELVAHHSEIAVKAVLRFVIA encoded by the coding sequence ATGTCTGTTGTTGTTCACGATGAAGCCCAGAGCCTGAAAGAGAAGATTTTTGCCGCTGCCATCGCGGTTTTTGCCGAGCACGGCCTGGCCGGGGCGAGAATGGAACAGATAGCCGGAGAAGCGCAAACTACCAAACGGATGGTGGTCTATTACTTCAAAACCAAAGAGCAGCTGTATCAGGCGGTGCTGGAACACGTCTACGCCCGCATTCGCGAAAACGAACAGCAGCTGGGGCTGGAAAATTTACCGCCGGTTGAAGCGCTGGTGCAGTTGGTGAAATGGAGCGTGGCGTACCACGCGAGCCATGCGGATTATATGCGGGTCATATGCATGGAAAACATGCAGCGCGGGAAGTGGCTGAATGCGTCAGGTTTGCTGAAACCGCTGAACAAAAGCGCCCTGTCGATTCTGGAAAATATTCTCGATCGCGGTCAGCAACAGGACATTTTTCAGCAAGGCGTTGAGGCCCGAGACGTGCACCGGTTGATCAGCAGTTTCAGTTTTTACCAGGTGTCGAACTTTTACACCTTTAATAGCCTTTATCTGGAAGGCCCGTTGCCGGAAATTGACGACCCGGAACTCGTGGCGCATCACTCAGAAATTGCCGTGAAAGCGGTTTTACGCTTTGTGATTGCCTGA